TCGAACACCCGGTTGGCGGCGAGCGCGGTCCCGAGCGCGAGCGCGCCCGAGACGCCGAAGCCGGCCCCGAGCGGGAGGTCCGACTCGGCCTCGACGCGCGCGGGCGCCTCAAGCGTTTCGAGGACGGTCGTCACGGGTTCGATCTCGATCCGGTCGCCGTCGAGGACGACCGCCGGGTCGTCGGCCGGGCGGACGGTCACCTCGACGCCGTCGGTGAGCGTGAGTCCGGCACCGCGGGACCCCGCCTTCGTCGGGTCGTCGTCGGGGTGAGCGCTGAAAAAGCCCGTGACGTGTCCCGGAACGAACGCCGTCGCCTCGTCGGTCATCGCCCGTCCCTTTCGTCCCGGCCGTAATAATCCTGAAGATCCGCGCGTCGGTCCCGACTCACTCCTCGCCCATCGCCTCCTCCAGCCACGTGATCGTCGGCGAGGCCGTGGCGCCGTGGACGAGGATCGACGTCAGGACGACAAAGCCCACAAGCGCCCAGAGCTCGTCGCCGTCCCGGAAGGGGGCGACGTTGAGGCCGTACGACAGGTAGTAGAACGAGCCGATGCCGCGGATGCCGAAGAAGGCGACGACCGCGCGCTCGCGCCAGTCGCGGTCGAACCCCGCCAGCCCGACGGCGCCGGCGACGGGCCGGACGAGGAAGACGATGGCCAGCCCCGCGAACACGAGGTCCCACGTGAGCGGTTCGAGGAGGCCGCTCGCGAGCGCGCCGCCGAAGAGAATCACGATCGCGGCCATCAGCAGGTACTCGGCCATCTCGGCGACGGCGTGTAGCGCCTCCTGGTAGTCGTGTCTGCGCTCGTACTGGCGCATCGTGAGCGCGGCGACGAAGACGCCAATGAAGCCGTACCCCCCGAGCAGTTCCACGACGCCGTAGACCAGCAGCGTCCCCGCGACGGCCTCCAGGCCCCGCAGCGAGCGCGACAGCGACGTCTCCGCGGCGACGCCGAACGTGACGGCGGCGACGAGCCAGCCGAGGCCACCCCCCGCAAGCGTGCCCACGACGATCTTGTACGCGACGTAGACCAGCGCCCACTCGCCGATCCACGCCGCGGGGTCGTAGCCGACGTACGCCACGAGGATCGCGAGGTAGGTAAACGGGAACGCGAGGCCGTCGTTCAGCCCCGCCTCCGAGGTGAGCGCGAACCGGACCTCGTCCTCCATGCCGGCCTGCTCGGGGTCGGGTTCGGCCTCCATCCCCGCGCCCGGTTTCGGCACCTGCACCTCCGCGGCGAGGACGGGGTCGGTGGGCGCGATCACCGCGCCGAGCAACAGCGCGGTCGGCAGGAGCAACCCCGCCCACAGGCCAACCAGCGCCGCCAGCCCGATCGACAGCGGCATCGTGATCCCGAGCAGGCGGGCCGTCGAGGCCCACTCCGGCCACTGCGGCCGCCGGTCGAGTTTCAGCCCCGCGCCCATCAGCGCGACGATCACCCCCAACTCCGTCAGCCGCTCGGCGATGGCGGCGTTCTCGATCGGGTCCGGGTCGGGCAGCGTCGGCGCCAGCGAGAAGACGACCGCGCCGAACGCGAGGTAGACGATCGGCAGCGACACCGCGCGCTCGGAGACGAGTCGCGGCAACAGGACCACGCCGAGGACGGCGATTCCCGCGACGACCATCCCGACGACGAACCCCTCGATCGCCATCCGTACGCGAGCATACACGAGGGGCCGGATAACCGCTGGACTTGCAACGACCGGCCGCCGACTTTTCGCGGCGTTCGGCGTA
The Salinilacihabitans rarus DNA segment above includes these coding regions:
- a CDS encoding cation:proton antiporter yields the protein MAIEGFVVGMVVAGIAVLGVVLLPRLVSERAVSLPIVYLAFGAVVFSLAPTLPDPDPIENAAIAERLTELGVIVALMGAGLKLDRRPQWPEWASTARLLGITMPLSIGLAALVGLWAGLLLPTALLLGAVIAPTDPVLAAEVQVPKPGAGMEAEPDPEQAGMEDEVRFALTSEAGLNDGLAFPFTYLAILVAYVGYDPAAWIGEWALVYVAYKIVVGTLAGGGLGWLVAAVTFGVAAETSLSRSLRGLEAVAGTLLVYGVVELLGGYGFIGVFVAALTMRQYERRHDYQEALHAVAEMAEYLLMAAIVILFGGALASGLLEPLTWDLVFAGLAIVFLVRPVAGAVGLAGFDRDWRERAVVAFFGIRGIGSFYYLSYGLNVAPFRDGDELWALVGFVVLTSILVHGATASPTITWLEEAMGEE